Proteins encoded together in one Argopecten irradians isolate NY unplaced genomic scaffold, Ai_NY scaffold_1132, whole genome shotgun sequence window:
- the LOC138313974 gene encoding uncharacterized protein: MAKTKTTPVKKCPMCTFRTANIDDMKEHILKCGIETMEKKTLSCPKCSYKTFRPTNMTRHQKRHDATVDVPKAAGKSLNTALSSKNSEAHSPETDVESWKGQDPGDLTDPYEPELRQQPVNRKTVTKTTRYSDNGRDVELVEYCEFFGAEALDRSY; this comes from the exons ATGGCGAAAACCAAGACAACCCCGGTAAAGAAATGCCCCATGTGTACATTTAGGACGGCAAACATCGACGATATGAAAGAACATATTCTGAAATGTGGAATTGAAACTATGGAGAAAAAGACCTTGTCCTGTCCCAAGTGCAGTTACAAAACTTTTAGACCTACTAATATGACCAGGCACCAGAAGCGCCATGATGCGACAGTAGATGTTCCGAAAGCTGCTGGAAAGAGTCTGAATACTGCATTATCTTCTAAGAACTCCGAAG CTCACTCACCAGAGACCGATGTGGAGAGCTGGAAGGGACAAGACCCTGGTGATCTT ACTGATCCCTATGAACCAGAGCTAAGACAGCAGCCTGTGAACAGAAAAACTGTTACGAAGACCACCAGATACTCGGACAACGGCCGAGATGTCGAGCTGGTGGAGTATTGCGAATTCTTTGGGGCAGAGGCACTGGATAGGTCCTACTGA